One part of the Polyangiaceae bacterium genome encodes these proteins:
- a CDS encoding arsenate reductase ArsC: protein MTSPTNSNQRILFLCVANSARSQMAEGLARQLLRGRFTVQSAGSAPSRLNPYAIEVMGELGISISDQYSKSVEDIDPEGVHSVITLCAEEVCPVFLTQAQRLHWPIEDPATDQALPREQMLSRFRAARDKIWQKLEVWSAGLKDATHE from the coding sequence ATGACCTCACCCACGAACTCAAATCAGAGGATTCTGTTTCTCTGTGTTGCTAATTCCGCACGGAGCCAGATGGCAGAAGGGCTGGCCCGCCAGCTCTTGCGCGGTCGCTTCACCGTACAGAGCGCAGGCAGCGCGCCATCACGCCTGAACCCCTACGCCATCGAGGTGATGGGTGAGCTAGGGATCTCGATCAGCGACCAGTACTCGAAGTCGGTCGAGGACATCGACCCCGAAGGAGTGCACAGCGTGATCACGCTCTGCGCTGAAGAGGTTTGCCCGGTGTTCTTGACCCAGGCTCAGCGCTTGCACTGGCCTATCGAAGACCCAGCGACCGACCAAGCGTTACCTCGGGAGCAGATGCTCAGCCGTTTCCGCGCGGCTCGCGACAAGATCTGGCAGAAGCTCGAGGTGTGGAGCGCCGGGCTCAAAGACGCGACTCACGAGTGA